From the genome of Primulina huaijiensis isolate GDHJ02 chromosome 11, ASM1229523v2, whole genome shotgun sequence:
TGTTACCACAGAGAAGATATCTCCTCATTATTGCATCTTGCATAAATCGTTATACATAAACACCCACACTTCAAAAACCTTCATCATATCACGCACATATAAATCCCCACAATTTGTATTCATACAGACATTTAACAAAGAAAAGAGGTAACATACTGACAATTCAAATCAAGGTCCCAACACTCACAAACTCCTTATAGTTTGTCAATGTCCTCATCTTCGAATtcaatataatcatcaccagggCCGTCATCTTCCTCATCGAGCCCACCAGCAATACCTTCGTTAAGCCTCGTGTTTTCGGGCAGCTCGCCATAAGCCTTCAATAATCTAGCTTCGTCCGGCATGTACTTCAGAATTACATCTGCCTTGTCATCCTATTAACACCCATGAAGGGGCCAAAATCAAACCATTCGAAACATAGATAACTCATACATAAAATGAAACTTATACGTAATTTATATGAGCTTTCAAAGAGAAGTTGCTCCAAATTTGAATCGGTTTAAAAAGTTCAGAGTAAGCTGAAATCTTTTACATGGGAAACataaaatttactttttttagATGAAGTTTTCTTAAATCCCGATTCACACAATCCAGATAAAATCCTGAAAACTCGAATAACAAGCATAAAAGAACAAGGCACCCACATCCCCAACCAACAGATAAACGAGCTAACTGCGCGATTTACAATGAGGAACCTTCGATATTAAgaccaaaaatttttttttgaaagaaatataaaaatagaatCATACCTGATAATCACGAAGCCCGACCAGAATAATATCACCGGCAGCGATCCAGACCTTTTTGTGCATCTTTCCACGGATATGGCAAAGGCGCTTAACGCCGTCTATGCAGGTGGCTTCGCATCTGCCGTTCCCGAGCATTCGCTGCACCTGGGCATATTCCTGCCCATCCTCCTTGAATACCAGCTCTCGCTTCTCATCATCAGCTTCGTTCTTTCCCCTCTTACGATTCTTACCTCCCTTACCCTTGTTCTTCGGCATAGCGGCGCAGAAAGAGAAACCCTAGATCCGACGGCTCTTCTTTTTCCTCTGAATTATTATTTTCCTCAATTTCTCTCTTCTCTGTTTCCTTATCTATCGAGGAGACTGGAGAGTGACTTCCCCTTCCTTCTTTCGAATTTGGGCTTCTTATATTCCCGGTGGGTCCAAGTGATCGAAATGAAGTGGGCGAGCAATGGTCCAAGATCATATGGGCCGGTTCACCTCATATAAACCCATCAAATTTGAAATCGGATTTACAACATTGGTTTTTCAGTTTAAAAATGTTTCGACGACCCATTTTGATCTTTCTTTTCAAAAtcttaaatatcaaaatatctcTATGACAAAGATATTTgcacaaataataataatttcatcaaaaaGATCATTTTTACCCCCAAAAAAGAACAgaaaaaacaatataatttaaaagCAATCATATGTTAATATTTGTAAAAGAATTTTGAACTATTGACATTCAACAAAGTTACgtggaaagaaaatattttggaacaacaaaatagtaaaatataaatatttgttttttagtttattttaattatttttcaaatattttgaatttttaaaaatctgcATAGTTGTTGTTTACTCATATaatctaaatattttattccaCAAAATTGATTAATACGATAATACTTTCACTTTTTTCAAGTAGATTGAACATCATGAGTGTCGACCCAACATATTAATACTATTATTTCGGTTGAAACGAGAATCCCATAAGGTGGAGATTATATGTTTAACTTTATCCCCTCTCCCGACATTGATCAGGATGAGAAAAATCTTGAGAACTCAGGTCGGAATAAATGAGGGTCGGGATATCTTCGGAGAGAGATTAGAATGAGTCAGGGTTTTGCAGGATTTTGTCAATCTTAATTATAATTGATTCAATAAAAGATTCCATACCACAAATATCATAAATCAATACATACAAaactaaaattgacattttgaattaaactttatatatatttttacttttagtacccttaatattaattttttttgtacatCGGATTTTTATGTATCTATGGTTGGGTTTGACTTGTAATTAGAGTTCcaagaataaataaaatttctttaGTTTTATAGTACGCGAAGAACTTTAAATATTATGAGATGAGATTTCGAACATtagaataaaattgaaattatttttaacattataGACTACTTTTTACTCTTGAAAAATGTTAAATCAGTAAGTGCTTTGTTACACTTTAGGGTGGATAATAAAGACTCTTCtggattttttattataaagtttcacttaataaattttttacaatcttcaaaaatagcaaaaataattagcaaaaattagtatgagacggtctcacggatcgtattttgtgagacggatctcttatttagatcatatatgaaaaaatattactttttatgctaagagtattacttttgattgtgaatatcggtagggttgatccatctcacagataaagattcttgaCTCTAAATAATTACTTATATAAACTTTGACCATTTTTTAGCTGCTCCACATAACTATGTAGATTGTAGTTGAATTCTTGAACGTAAAAAACTGAtttaaatttgttaaaaaaGAAGATATAAATTGGAAAGAAAAAGGGAATAACAGAAACTTCTTCGCGATTTCAATCCTTCTCCTGCCGTATATATAAACGATCCATATAAACATGCATGCGTAGCGTTCGTTCTTGAAAACCGTACACAGATATCATATATAAAAGTCGTTTACCGTTTAAAAGATTGAAAATATTCTTGTTTCGTAGATGGGTTCACTCCAAAGTGTACTGCCATTGACGAGGGATAGCCTTTTGATGCGTTCTTCACCTGTCAGGTTACTGCAGAGAAGAAGAATAAGATTTTCAATCTGGCGGTGTTTATTGAAGATCAGATATTCGCAATGCAT
Proteins encoded in this window:
- the LOC140987142 gene encoding eukaryotic translation initiation factor 1A-like is translated as MPKNKGKGGKNRKRGKNEADDEKRELVFKEDGQEYAQVQRMLGNGRCEATCIDGVKRLCHIRGKMHKKVWIAAGDIILVGLRDYQDDKADVILKYMPDEARLLKAYGELPENTRLNEGIAGGLDEEDDGPGDDYIEFEDEDIDKL